TCGCCGATCGCGGTGATGTTGAGATTGCCGAAGGCGTCGATCTGCGCGCCGGAATCGAAGGACACGTCGAAGCCGCGGCGCATCAGCATGTCGCATTTGTAGCCGACGTCGACCGGGCTGGCCGCGGCGGGCCAGCGCGTCAGGCTGTCCTGGCGCAGATTGGCGGGAAAGGTGGAGAGGTCGGGCTCCAAGAGGTTGCCCCAGTAGACGGAGGCCGACGGCGCGTGGGTGAGCTGGGCGAGCCGCAAGGCGGCGAGAGGGATGCCGACCGCCAGCGTGAAGGCGCGGCCGTTGGTGCCGACGCCGACGAAGACCAGGTCCCCGTCCGCGATCGTCGCGGCGACCTCGGCGGTGACGAGCTCGTTAAGGGTATGGGTCATCGGCCGCCCTCCTCGCGCGCGACGTCGAGCGCCGCCAGCGCCGCGAGGCCGCCGACCTTCGCCAGGTAGTCCTCGTGCGTGGGCGCGCCGTGGACGAAGTCCCGCAGATAGGCCCGGGCGCCGGCCTCCGTGCCGGAGGATGCGAGATAGTCGGCGAGATGCGCCTCGTCCTCGTCGTAGAAGCCGTCGACCGCAGAGGGATGCGCCCCATAGGGCACCTCGACGATCGCCTCGACCTGGAAGCCGGGAATATAGGTGAGCGCCGGACGCCGCTTGACCGCATCGTGCGGGATGATCTTCTCCACGGTGACGATCAGGCGCTCGGCCGCCGCCGCCATCATCTGGTCGACATCGTCGCTGTCGCGCACGATCGGCCACTGCACATTGCCGAACTCGTCGCCGACATAGCCGTGGATGATGGTGAAGTCGGCCTTGGCCGCGGCCACCGCCAGCAGCCGCTCCCCGCTGATCGGGCAGGCATATTCGCGGATCTGCTCGGGGTTCTTCAAAGCGATGTCCGAGCCGAACAGGGTCTTGATCGGCAGGGAAGGCAACCCCTGCCCGGCCGCCCGCAGCCGCGCCACCATCGCGGTCTCCGAGAAGTCGCGCACCTCGATCCTGCCGCTCTCGACCCCGCGCCGGAAGTTCGGCGCCAGCCCGAGGCTGAACATCCCGGCATA
This portion of the Labrys wisconsinensis genome encodes:
- a CDS encoding CoA transferase subunit A, translated to MKKKLATLEEALEPIRSGCTLAIGGSLLRRQPNAAMRALIRRGIGDLTVLTWANTTAIDLLSAAGAVRRWEGIYAGMFSLGLAPNFRRGVESGRIEVRDFSETAMVARLRAAGQGLPSLPIKTLFGSDIALKNPEQIREYACPISGERLLAVAAAKADFTIIHGYVGDEFGNVQWPIVRDSDDVDQMMAAAAERLIVTVEKIIPHDAVKRRPALTYIPGFQVEAIVEVPYGAHPSAVDGFYDEDEAHLADYLASSGTEAGARAYLRDFVHGAPTHEDYLAKVGGLAALAALDVAREEGGR